The Callithrix jacchus isolate 240 chromosome X, calJac240_pri, whole genome shotgun sequence genome contains a region encoding:
- the LOC128930584 gene encoding histone H2A-like 3 encodes MAGKKSSHSSCKPRKQCRSRSSRAGLQFSVSRVERSLREGRYARRLSTTTPVFLAGVLEYLMANILEQAGKEAENSGMMRITPEHVQRALQKNEQLRQILKLEDVTQSQVKEVPQREEEKKKKGGLLSFRALWDFIRKLIQLPKFP; translated from the coding sequence ATGGCTGGGAAGAAGAGCAGTCATAGCTCCTGTAAGCCTAGGAAACAGTGCCGTTCCCGTTCCAGCAGAGCAGGGCTGCAGTTTTCTGTCAGCCGCGTGGAACGCTCCCTGCGAGAAGGTCGGTATGCCCGGCGCCTGAGCACAACCACGCCTGTTTTCCTGGCTGGTGTTCTGGAGTACCTGATGGCCAACATCCTGGAGCAGGCGGGCAAGGAGGCCGAGAACAGCGGCATGATGCGCATCACCCCGGAACACGTGCAGAGGGCACTGCAAAAGAACGAACAGCTCAGACAAATCTTGAAGTTGGAAGAtgtcacccagtctcaggtaaaaGAAGTGCCCCAAcgtgaggaggagaagaagaagaagggaggaTTGCTGAGTTTCCGAGCCCTGTGGGACTTTATCAGAAAACTCATCCAGCTGCCAAAGTTCCCATAG